AGAATTGATTTTTCCTTATTTCTCAACTCGGCTAGATCAATTCCAACGGTTCTGCTGTTAATCTCTTCACTGATCAACTGACCTTCCGCGTCGAAAAAGCGTGAACAAATGTCACCTGCACCGGAGTTCATCAGCAATTGTTGCTCTTCTTCATTAAAGTAACCGAGCCTGAACAATAATGCATCTTCCTTCACAGTACCTACGGTAAACAAAGCGATGTTGGCCTGTCTACCAAGCTCTACAATTCTTCCGATATGCCGATCGGCTTCCACCATGTTTTTCACTTCAATGTTGTCGAAAATAACCGGCAGTGGCAAATACCTTGGTACCGTGTGAAAAGCTTCAGCGAATAAATGTACAATCTCAGCGGCATACGTATTGACATGGGAATGGCTTACGCCCCCCTTCAATTGCACGACTTCGACACCTTTAACCTGCTTGGGACGAAGCTGACGTGCTACGGCATGCATGGTTGTTCCCCAAGTCACACCGATAATATCCGCATCCTGAACCGTCTCCTGAAGGTAGTCAGCTGCTCGTTTGCTGATATGCTTCTGTATTTCCTCATCACTCTTCAGCGGGGCAAAACATACAAGTGCCGTATCCAGATCATATTTAGATTTAAGTTCTCCCGCAATGATATCGATATCCTCCAGCGGGTCCATAATCTCAATCCGGACGTATCCGCGATCTTTCGCGTACTGAAGTAACCTTGATACGGTTGGACGGGACACGCCCAATCTGGC
The window above is part of the Paenibacillus sp. 1781tsa1 genome. Proteins encoded here:
- a CDS encoding sugar-binding transcriptional regulator; this translates as MDLEKQRLSIEAAKLYYQSDYSQQDIAARLGVSRPTVSRLLQYAKDRGYVRIEIMDPLEDIDIIAGELKSKYDLDTALVCFAPLKSDEEIQKHISKRAADYLQETVQDADIIGVTWGTTMHAVARQLRPKQVKGVEVVQLKGGVSHSHVNTYAAEIVHLFAEAFHTVPRYLPLPVIFDNIEVKNMVEADRHIGRIVELGRQANIALFTVGTVKEDALLFRLGYFNEEEQQLLMNSGAGDICSRFFDAEGQLISEEINSRTVGIDLAELRNKEKSILVAGGQRKIEAIHAALKGHYANILVTDQYTAQALLRF